The proteins below come from a single Rhodohalobacter sp. SW132 genomic window:
- a CDS encoding molybdopterin molybdotransferase MoeA, translating into MSDSNQTDFLPVDVALKRILDAVIPVGESELISSKESEGRILADDLNAQHDIPAFDNSALDGYIFLTKDLESGQRKFRVDGEIRPEEDQPGDLKPETCREIMTGSPVPPGNCTVVPIEMISESNGEVVVNEVPDRNPIRKQGEGYQKGKAVLPKGTVIRPYEIGLMIESGNMNCTVLSQINMAVQVTGSEINEERNSNGPVLNGLISHWPGTTVREWPVLDDDPALVKERMLRLKDSADVVLTTGGISMGKHDYILGAMEELGAEVIVRKIEQKPGKPITVTRLDGTLFFHLPGNPISAVFTAEYYARKAVYKMLGLKSDEKMVAAAGKLENHRPGKTLFVPGKLQLDEENRLTVSSEGVMKSHLMQLYRDSDVYVRLDPETEIDAGERVEVTPYTTTRLS; encoded by the coding sequence ATGTCTGACTCGAATCAAACCGACTTTCTTCCCGTTGATGTTGCCTTAAAACGAATTTTAGATGCCGTTATACCGGTCGGCGAATCGGAGCTGATCTCTTCTAAAGAATCGGAAGGCCGAATTTTAGCTGATGATCTGAATGCACAGCACGATATTCCGGCATTTGATAATTCAGCGCTGGATGGCTACATCTTTTTGACGAAAGATCTTGAGAGCGGACAGCGGAAATTCAGAGTAGACGGCGAGATCCGGCCGGAGGAGGACCAGCCGGGAGATCTGAAACCGGAAACGTGCAGGGAGATCATGACCGGTTCACCAGTGCCGCCCGGTAACTGTACGGTAGTTCCGATTGAGATGATTTCTGAATCAAACGGTGAAGTTGTTGTGAATGAGGTTCCGGACCGAAATCCAATCCGAAAACAGGGAGAAGGATACCAAAAAGGAAAGGCTGTTTTGCCTAAAGGTACGGTGATCCGTCCGTATGAGATCGGACTGATGATCGAATCGGGAAATATGAACTGCACGGTACTTTCACAAATCAATATGGCGGTTCAGGTGACCGGCTCTGAAATCAATGAGGAGCGAAATTCTAACGGCCCGGTTCTCAACGGATTGATCAGCCACTGGCCCGGCACAACGGTGAGGGAGTGGCCGGTGCTGGATGATGACCCTGCACTTGTAAAAGAGCGGATGCTCAGGCTGAAAGATTCGGCCGATGTAGTTCTCACCACCGGGGGGATTTCAATGGGGAAACACGACTATATCCTGGGAGCGATGGAGGAGCTTGGTGCGGAAGTGATCGTCCGTAAAATAGAACAAAAGCCGGGCAAACCGATCACGGTGACCCGGCTTGATGGAACACTTTTTTTCCACCTGCCCGGAAACCCGATCTCGGCCGTTTTTACCGCGGAGTATTATGCCCGAAAAGCTGTTTACAAGATGCTGGGACTCAAAAGTGACGAAAAAATGGTTGCAGCTGCCGGTAAACTTGAAAATCACCGACCGGGAAAAACTCTTTTTGTACCGGGCAAATTGCAATTGGATGAAGAAAACCGGCTGACCGTTTCCAGCGAAGGCGTAATGAAATCACACCTGATGCAGCTCTACCGCGATTCGGACGTGTACGTGAGGCTCGATCCGGAAACAGAAATCGATGCCGGTGAACGAGTTGAGGTTACTCCTTATACCACAACCCGCCTGTCATGA
- a CDS encoding molybdenum cofactor guanylyltransferase, with the protein MKSGRKLYILCGGQSRRMGRDKAMVELRGERLLDRQINKGENYFDEVVLLCGQNSYPVENRQLTDRVENAGPLSGILEALKDGAENSLKEIAILPVDLPGISEDTIQQLALSKLNESDQALLIKSGEDLQPLAGVYSVDLASELEHFLKIGNRMVFAFVNGLEYSVIEVGQEELKNLNQPDDVRWFEKRDMN; encoded by the coding sequence ATGAAATCCGGACGCAAACTCTATATCCTTTGCGGGGGGCAATCACGCAGAATGGGCCGCGACAAGGCGATGGTTGAGTTGCGTGGGGAAAGACTGCTGGATCGTCAAATTAATAAAGGGGAGAACTATTTTGATGAGGTGGTGTTGCTCTGCGGACAAAACAGCTACCCGGTGGAGAACCGCCAATTGACCGACCGGGTCGAAAATGCGGGGCCGCTGTCCGGGATTCTTGAAGCGTTAAAAGATGGCGCTGAGAATTCCTTAAAGGAAATCGCAATTCTTCCAGTGGACCTGCCGGGGATTTCGGAAGATACAATTCAGCAATTGGCTTTATCAAAGTTAAATGAATCTGATCAGGCTCTTCTGATAAAATCAGGCGAAGACCTTCAGCCGCTTGCCGGGGTCTATTCTGTGGATCTGGCAAGTGAACTTGAGCACTTTCTAAAAATCGGCAACCGGATGGTTTTTGCGTTTGTGAACGGTTTAGAATATTCAGTAATAGAGGTGGGTCAGGAAGAGTTAAAAAATCTCAATCAGCCGGATGATGTTCGCTGGTTTGAAAAGAGGGATATGAACTAA